The DNA region GGCTTTAGTAGGTCTTGAGGTGTGTTCTTCTCAATGAGTAACTGGAGACGATGCACCTTCAGTAATGATACTGCTTTCCTCTCAGTTACATGCAGAGTACTCCAGGGCTCAAGATGAATACCTGTCCCACAGAACAGTGCAGTCATGGGAACTGCTGCAGTTCGTGCGGTAAGAGAAAGTGTGTTTTCTTAATGTGTCATAAAGAAAAGAGGTCACATGCTTTTAGTAAACTCACACGGTGCGGCCTCTTTAGCCACACGTCCTGTGGAGCAGATCTGGTGGTTCTGGGAGGGGATCTGAACATGCATCCTCAGGACTTGGGAAACCGTCTCCTCAGATCCCACACTGGGCTCAGAGACTGCTACACTGAAACAGACACGTTTGATGTGAGCACACTTCCTGTTACATGCTTATTCAGTTTGTTTGCGTGCCCTGTTTTTATTGGAATCATCACTGTGTGTTGCTCTCGGCAGGGCTGTGAAGATGGTCACACACTAATAGCAGACAATCACTTCACAAAGAAGCAAGATCTTGTTCCTTTTGAGAAGGGCATCAGAATTGACTACATTCTCATGAAGGTAAAATAATAGCTGAAGAAATTCAATGTATATATGACCAcacatttttgttgaaataaattaatagttttattcagcaaggatgcattaaagtgatcaaaagtgacagtaaagatgtttataatgttgcaCAAGATTTCTATGTCAAATTATTACTCTTCTTTTGAAcctcctattcatcaaagaatcctgaaataaaatgtgttacgGTTTTTCACACTGCTTTTTTATATGCCATACTGAACATTGGTGTTtatgtttgttctttttcttgTGCAGGGCTCTCAGAGAGTGACCATGAAATGTGAGTCTCTTTCTACCACCAAGGGGCCAGTGGCTGACAAACCCTTTCCATATTCTGACCATGAGGCTCTGACTGCTGAATTTGCCCTGCTGCACTCAGAGGACAGCAGACAGCGTGGATCGAGCGACAGTGAGTACTCAGATTTGTTCTCAGAGCAGCAAAAACAAGCATTTCACATCAGTATAAACAATGAAACACTGCTTCAGTGCAGTTTTTATGCATGCATAACACCAGCACACTCTCATGACTCTCAactcttaaaaggatagttcacccaaaaatgaaaactacctCATGATTTACTCTCTCTTAAGCcatccttggtgtatatgactttcttctttcagacaattATAATCAGAGTTATTTTAAATCtcccaagctttataatggcagtgaaggGTGGttaagattttgaagcccaaaaaagtgcatccatccatcataaaaagtgttccaCATGGCTCCGGGGATAATAAAGGTCCTTCTGAAGCAATGtgtttgtataataaaaatatccatatttaaaacttcataacTCGTAATCGCTAGCATCTGCTAACTGCACAagcgttcacgagagagtggcgccCAACGGAGGACGGAGGACGTAAGCGTAGAGAAAATGCTAGTCTcgtgagaaccaagttttgtttacagcaaaggaaaaccaaaaCTCCTCTTGGCTTATGTTGAAAttctccaacatttttctttacaaatccttgttttgtacttctaattcgtgacctgAGTTTTGTTTTCCTGGAGCCATGTGGGGCACTTTTTATCATGgatttatgcactttattttgcttctaaatctcgacacccattcactgccattttaaagcttttaagagccaagacattttttatatatataactattgtATTCATCTGACAGAAGAAtagcttgaggatgagtaaatcatggggaaattgtaatttttgagtgaactatccctttaatcgtTGGTACAAGATATGGTATTGTACGGCTTGGGttgtacaaaaatacacaacttttatagtttattttacaattacaatcatACAGTAGTTACGTTTAGGTTTTTGTTAACACTAccgtgaaatattattgaaatttgaaataactgttgtactatatttttacatttaatttattgctgCAATGCAactttttactccagtcttcagtgtcacgtgatctctTGGTTTTCTTGTGTGGTTAACATGTTTAAATAAGACTGTTGGACTTCCACACTGAAAATGGAATTGCAAACAAAATCTATATTTGCCAAAATAATTGCCATCACAGTGACTACGCTATAAATTTCatgtgtttatttgaatttacTGCACAGCATATGTATATGTTCCTATAACAATTTACACTAACTTTTCTTTATCTGATAACAACAAGACTTCAGGAAGATAAAAAGCTACCAAAGCATGATTCTGGTGGTGCACAGATAAATGTTGGTAGAGCAACGTTTACTTGTGAGCCAGGATTTAGATTCTTataagagagagatggaggaattTTGCATCAGTTGGCAAAAAGAATGTGGGAAAACTGGAGTACTGGACTAACTACAGGATACCGGATATGTGATTGTTATGAGTGTTATGGTATGTACTGTCGGTTTTACTGGTTTGGGGAGTGTTTGTGATAGATCAGAGCGACCCATCCTTCTAAGATATAGAGATGATTTACTGAACATGACGAGGCCATGAGTGCAAACATAAAGAAGTACTGATAAACACTGTCCAAAATATACActattttctaattaaaattgtgttaaattgattttttaaaaaaagaacagtaaagatatttttaatgttacaaagaaattatgtttcagataaattctgttcatcaaataatcatgaaaaatgtataatattttcatgataatataatttataattaattaaaaatttgaaatgtatttgagcagcagatcagtatattagaatgatttctgaaggctcatgtgacactgaagactggagtaatgatgctgaaaattcagctgcacatcacaggaataaattatattttaaaatatatgaacatagaacccagttattttaaattgtaataatatttcacaatattactgtttttacagacttggtgagcataaaagacttctttcaaaaactaaattcaaacttttgaatggtagtctatgATGTCACCACCATCAATATGATGTTCAAGGAAGatcaaaccattatttttaaagaggaaaaaagtCACAGAATCTGCAGGGATGACATATTGAAGAAAATAACAACAGACACTGAAACAATGATATTTTGATTTCAATGAAAGCAAACTGAAggtgtaattaatttttattctgtATCGCCTGTGTTCCTCCAGCGCTGGCTGTATCAGAGCAGATGGAGGTGGTGGCAGAGGCGCGTGCGCTGGTGAAGGAAGGCCTGTGTCAGACCGAGGCCCTGCGGGACAAAGCCATGCATCTGATGTTCGGTGCTCTGCTGTTACTGCTGCTGCCGCTGGCTATGGCCTTCCTGCCCTGCTCCTGCTCCTGCTCCTTCAGCACGCTGGGGCTTCTGGGAGCCGTTTGCATGGTCCTGCTCCTCTCTGGAGCTCTGCTCTACCTGCTCTTCACCACACACATCAAAGTCCTGAAAGAGACTGAAGACCAGATGATGCTGACCTCTAATGACCTCCAGACTAAACTGACAGGATGTCAGCTGTCTGGATCTTCATCCTTGGATGGTTCTCCAGAGATCCAGCCGCTGAGTCCTTTTAAACGGGAGGAGTAAGGTTGGATCGGGATCAGGTTACTGTACCTCAGTGTTACATTATAGCTGTTAAGATATAACGTGAAGAGCTGATCCGAGATCAGTGCTCTGAGGCTATACCTACCTCAGCTCAGTGAATAGACAGATTGATCATCACAGAGCTGCTGCTCTTTGCATTTTAACGAACTGAAAATCTTGAAGGCTGGAATGGAAAGCCCTGTTTGTTTCCGTGAGGGCGAGTTATTTAATTCTGTGCTTGTCTATGCGTAAGACACTCCGAACAGTGTGCGTTCTGATATTTTAATGTAACTCAAAAGAGACTTAAGTCAATTTTTGTTTAACTGTTTGTTGTTGAGGTATTACTAGACCACATTTTAGGCATTATAAACTCTGTTTGAATGTCATTTCATCataatcatgaataaataaatcactattcTGAAGCATTTTCATATTTACTGTAGGGTGTTTTAAATAATTCACCCCCTTTCCACAAGGGAGTGCTCTTGCTCTTGAATGCAAGAGCATAAATGATGAAAGGGTCCGTAGAGGTTATAggcaaaataaaactaatattttgcCATTGTTATGAAATGAAATTTGTGTGATGAATTAATATCTGACTTGTGGAGCTGAAAAGTGAACAATAACAGTGTAGTTTCTGAGTATAAGTAGCTAGTCTGTATCCTTTTAGCCAACATTTGTTGTCTGTGGTTAGCaagctattttaatttttagctttcattttcTTCCAAAAATATTCTAAACAATCAGCTACAATAACTTaacctttaattaaaataaataaataaatcttacctcTTGGacagtttacataatattttttaaagcctAATATAAGGTCATATATCCATGCATAATAATTCTACAAAAATTAgaggaaaaatattattatagtttttgatcTATTTAAGCAAATAGATTTGATCAGGTagattttttaatagatttttctgCAGGACGCATTAATATTTTATGCCAAGCCTAATAATGCTACAGCAGACTTCAATAGCAATTAACACAAGTAAAGATTGTGGCTTAGtaggtttttataatatttaagtagATTAGGAAACCATTACCATAACAATAATTAAGACAATAATTAACATCTTAGCCCTTTTGTTACATAACAAAATAGTAGGAGAAATAATATTTCTGGGTGCGGTTGTTTAAAAGAAGGGCTAATTATAATATAGAGTTACAGCACTTGTTGTGTGTTTGATCCTGACAGCCGAGTCATGGATTGTCATATACTGAAGCATATACAGTTATACTGTGTTGTACACTGGTGAGTGAATGTCAGACATCGTAGGAGTGCTGGCACCTGCAAGATCTGTCACTGAAGTGTGATGCCAGAGACTGGGCACTCAGTCATTACCATCTCCCATCATCCACACTGGAGTATGAGAACATTACATCATCCAATAAACACATATCACGCTTTAATGACTATAACAAGCATGTTTCTATAGATAGGCAGAAATAGTCATAATTCTGGAACTCTTAGACAACTTTCACACAAGGCTGCAAGCAGACATTGATGCAACTCATGATATCGCTGCTTTAAttaagggtatgtaaactttggaacattataataaatgtaatttcagttattttctttttattattattattttatttttgcgcATTATTAGTAAAATCACGTGCAGAAATTTCCACGCCCATCGGCGCTGTTTTGGATTTGCGCTCTCGCGCTAATTTGCCCATAAGACTTTTGCGAGAGAGCGCAGAGTTTCTCTTTGGAACGCAAGATTTTGGGAGAGAACGCAGAGTTTATTTTTGGATCACAAGACTTTTGGGAGAGAACGCAAAATATCTGTTTGGAACGCAAGACTTTTACGAGAGAATGCAACTTTTGCAAGGGAACGCAAAGTTCACTCAGTAAAGCATTGAAAAACAGGTTATCCTTCTAACTCAAAGTGAACTCAGTGTTTCTCAGGGGAACAAAAATTGGATAACTATATATAGGccatttataaataattcatttataaatgaatgaatgaatcttcaGCCAGTTTATGTCAATTCTTTTCAATCactatgtattaaaaaaaaaaaaagatttttttataccGGGTTTCTAGGAAACGCCATGTAATTGACAGGTTTAAAAAGTGAATGTGGACCTGTGATTGGTCCGCAGCGCGACACATCACCTGGGCGTGACCATAGGTGTGGACTCTCGCTATAACCGCAGCCGGAGGCAGATCGCTGTTCTCGGGTTTGACCGAAGGTGCGAGCAGAACCACTGAGAGCAGCGATGACCGCCGAACCGATTCGCTCGGCTCTGGGTACCGTCTCTTCGGAGGACACCTCTCTGGTGCTGCCCTCCGACAAAAATCAGCGGACGGGGCAGCAGCGCGTCCTGGAGCAGGTGAACACCATAAAGAGAAGCAAGTCGAAGATGGTCAAGAATGACTCCATTCCGTCGCCAACAAGTAAGTGCGCTGTTCATATGCGCAAATGCATTAGTTATAATACCAGCGAGACAGCGTGAAATAAATCTCACAACTTTAATAAACTTCACTAACAAGGAATGCATGCTTGTTTGGCAGTATCTGCatgaaaacatttattgatttatttttcattagcaAGTTCAAGCAGGCAAAACTGCATTCATTTGTAATCAATGTCTCAAACACAAGAGTTTTTGACAGGGATGTGTCTCAAACCATGTGAACTAGAATCCTATACCTACACTGCAGTTTTGGGGCTGATGTACACACATTTTATCCCATGCTGCATGCATCCTAAATACAGTGCAGTGAAACATTTCATCTTACATTTAAGTAACCAATGAATTCCAGGTCACTGTTTCATAACAAATTACTGTAAACATAATCATATCACGCACTGTGTGATATGTTTTAGTTATGTTTTGAAatcattatgatttattaatgttcCATTTGGCTGGAAGCAAGTATAAACAACTTGCAGTCTACTGTGTGGCAATATTGTACAATGTAGTAGAATAATATAGTTTTCAGTAAACAATTGAGACTTGTCtggtaattatttattaaaacatttttaatttaagtttattctTTTGGCCATGCGACACTGTTTTTTATCTCTAGTAAACCTTAAGTATGAGTTGTAAACACTCGACAAGGACTCAAAGGTCagcaatactatttttttttaaacatatttattgataaaaaaaaaatgtacatcacAAAATAATAGTATTGTAAGTACACATTACACAACAAACCTTCCCTTTTGAAAAAGAAGTACGCTTTAGCATACTCATacaaagagtacttattatgtagctactttaaaagaatatgcctacataagtgtgaactgaatgtaatgtctTCAAAAACTAAATTGCATGCTATTTATTGAACAattcaatgaaaatgtattacagttaacatttatattaagtGCAATTAGCCAAACTTTAGAAAGCTTTTTGACTCACTTTAGTAGCtcattatatgtaatttcataattaattctattgtatttgaaatataGTTAATGTGTATTGCTGAATGTACTGAAAAGCGTATATGATCAACTAGAATATACTTTAATGCCATTCCTTTGAAAATGatatcatgtatttaaatatatttgtaaatgcacatttgtaatgaagtcgaattttagtttgtttaaaatatattacctttaaatgtaatgtgaaatAACACAATAATCAAGTacttgtgctttagtatgttaatcAACACAACCAAAGAAGTATACTTTTTAACAAgtattaaaacaattgaaaatgttACATATTCTGTGGCCATCACAGCATTACAGTTAATCTGTAAATATACAAGTTTGAACTGTAACACAGACACTTGTGATTAATGTATGTCTGTCTGCGCGGTCACAGTATACAGACATTGACTGACAGTAAACAGTCATTAGACAGGAATATACTGTACCTACACATTTTTGTGAGCTTATGCTGcgcaaaatgctgtctaggtaggcataATCCACCCAGTGTTTAGAAATTTGCTGATTTTCATTCTCTTTAGTTACATTTAATATCTCAAGGGTTTTTGCTAAGAGAACAATAAGAGAGAATAATGTGTCTTATTTAACACAGTTGCATGTTGTATTCTATTGCACGCTTTAATAACAGACTTAATTCATACcatatcaatattttatgtgcaaatatacaatatatgaaGTTCAATGATGAATGTGGGTTGCTGCCAAAGAACATTTTGCACCAAATGTTtggataaaattgtattaatatttaagagaaagtgtgtattttaagtgctgtatgtaagttttctCATATTAATGTAAACAGTCCTTTGATGTCGTAAAATAATGATAGTATATATGTCTCTCTAttagcatgtatatatatatgggcagAATACTGCATGTGTAATTATACAAGAATTAGAAAGCTATTATTGTAGTTTAATTAGGAATATATCATCTCGCTCTGCTGACACTAATAATGTTGATGTAATGATGTTTGTTAATGCTATTAATGGAAGTTATTATGAAGGGTTAGTACGTGTACAATAATTATCTATTTAGATTAAACTTGTAAGTGAGACATTTGGATAGtgctgcatgattaatcgaaataaaaacaaaatcctgATATGGCTTAAAATGGGATTATTACATGCCTAATAAAGTTTAgtgtttgtcaaaataaaagtttggcgTTTTAAAGTTTTACAATTTGTAAATTAGGAcagccacatactgtacattggtattgtaattttacagatgcaccataaaataaaattaatatgattatataattttttcttacatttcttGATTTGGTTACTATagtatatttgtttcttttgtaataataataataataatatataatattaataataatattgtgtattattattatagttatatttatttataattacaaaattttgcAGCCCTACAATCAAACAAAGAGAAACTGggggttttaaaacatttgaaaatacattgttcaaataaatattgttatatatgttTAACTGGACATTCACTAAATGTATCATGATTAATTATCAAGTCTAGTCATTAGTAAATTAGTCTAATTATGTCATTTGTAAATTTGTTTGCTCTTGTAGCTCCAGCATCGGTGACAGAATACAGCGACCCTAAATTCCAGTTCTCACCAACAAAACTGAACGACACACTCTTCAAGTTTAGCAGCTCCAACATGACAAGCAGCCACAGCAGAATGgtaaagtcacacacacacacacacacacacacacacacacacacacacacacacacacacacacacacacacacacacacacactatgtgcTCCGCAGCATGATTTATAGTTACTGTATGTCTTGACAACACTGATTTATGATTGTTATCCAGAGTTTCACTGTCACGGCAGACACGTGCTTGTACAATGAGACATTTACAAAATGGGCTGTTTAGCGATTCCCATTTTTCCATGCCCAAATTTAAGACTTctcaaaatgataattaaaatgtttaattatacaatttaagAAAGCTTAAAATTCATAAAACTCGTGCTCCTAAATACACTTTACAGTTTGCATGCATCCATTTTTCATCACAAATGCAAGAGAAATGCTTGCACTGTCGAACTCAGCTAGTGTGacctaatatataaaatattgccaTTATTAGCcttaaatgtatttcaattattaaaagtgTAAATTAATTATACAGAGTGTTTGCAAACCTTTTAGGTCGTATTCAAACATTTTCACGCCAAATTGTTTTGTAGATATTGTTGAGGGAATCTCACAAAATCAGGTACTTAACTGATTTACTTAACGACTAAATATACAGggtgtatattatttataatttaaatttgtttctctctctctcacatacacactatTCTCATTATTCTGTTGTGGTGGggaaaaagtacattatttgagtttttaaactttattcattAACAATGTTCATTGTATTTGGAccaataggcctatattacagtaatgataatCTAAAAGAAAATCAGAAGAGTGTTTGAAGAATTaaagacaaattcaaaataaaaaaaaaacatccagatacattacagtaaagaaaatggtatttttttgcattgcagtattttattcatgcaaatatattgtatatttttggttttcattttagctTATAATATTACTGAGCATGATTGTGATATTCAGTCTTTAGCATTGCATTTCCTTTTCAGTGTATATTTAAGTTTCCACATCTGTGAATTAGCACACTAACACAGCAGTCTGTGGTATTGTGATATGAAGCTGGTTGCTGTTGTGAAGAAGGAGGCTGGTGGAACAGTTTTGCTCGTTTTGTTCCCTCTGTGTGTATATTCTTAAACCAACTGTATTTTGTTTATGCAGCGTAATACCTAAGAATGTGCTCGTCGCTCTGTGTTCAGCATCTGTTCTGTACACATTGCCTAAGTAAGGAGGGGGttactttgttttattatgcTCTATTGAACGGCAACTTCTAAAAAGATATGATGGCAaagatataaaatgtttattattgcaaGATATTAGATCAAATCTAGCTACAGGTCAATTTTTTATGAGATTataatgttttgtagtttaactTTGATCAGTCCagcttttgaaataagtttccAAATAAGAGCGGCAGGAATGGTGTCAGAGTTAATGAATAGATATGTTTTGATAAAGGAAAGGATAAGAAGTTATTTTTAGGCTTTGTGCATTTATGAAAAACGTGTCATTACTTCTTAACTGTAACTTTCTTTGACATAGGCAATGTGTCTgtatatattgtgtaatattaataGCAATCAGAATTATATACAGTTTATTGTCATGCAAACACTTCCTTTTTGcacttttgtgtgtatttgtcagtgacatgaaaaataattttatgatttaaatcgcAATGCAGATTACAGAATTACcgaaaacaaaaatcataattgtttaaTACTTGATTGGCTCacccagaaaaatgaaaaattagctacaaatttaccctcaggccatccaagatgtagatgagtttttttcttcatcagaacagatttggagaaatgtagattACATCCCTTGCTCCTATGTGTGTGGAGTTTGATGGactcactggaggaagcatttgaaggtaaaacaccttaatgatggatttgtttttgcttcacaagatggattggagtggtgtggactacttgtggattattgtgatgtttttatcagctgtttggactcttattctgacggcacccattcactgcagaggatctattggtgagcaactgatgtgaTGCtacgtttctccaaatctgttctgatgaagaacccaactcatctacatcttgcatgccctgagggcgagtacatttttagaaaattttaatttttttggatgaactattcctttactcAGAATACAGATCTTTATAAGGACAATGCTGTTCATGTAAACAAACTTATTGTAGAGCAACTTAATTATGCCCTGCATGTTTCATCTAGATCTACTGGTAGTGCTGTagcagttttataaaaaaattttgacACAGTTCTCAGTTCCAGGTTATTGCTGCCTAGTGATCAACATCATAAATTGGAGGGTTAAAGTTAATCATTTACAGTAAAGTCTTTCATTAGCAGGGGTGTTAATGGCCAGTTGCCAAAGAAACACACCCAATCAGAATATCACAGTCACAGAGATATAATAGATTGTGTTCATAGTCATATGACCAGTAAATCATTGATTTTATATTACTTAAATCAATCGGAGCTGGCTGTGTGATTCCAGGGAAAGAGTTCAGTAGTACTGTCAATGGGAAATAAAGTAATGCCATACAGATTCTTAATAACAAGTAAAGGATacacatcagggttattatagtttacataaaaacaaaactataaaacaattttgttacttgaaacaaaactaaaaaaaaaaaaatgcgaaaaaaagtacagaaaacaaataagatAGTTGTCAAGgcagcattttcattttcttttagtttattttgatgtactaaaataaatataaaattaaaaaaattaatgaaaatgataaatgacaaaaaaaaatggccaaaaattttaactaaaaataaaatgaaaacagaaaatataagaataaaaactaattaagctaactaatagtatctcagtgatactaaaataactcaggtaaacatacttttttgcatGTTGGATAGAAACTGAAATGTACAATATAACTCGATGGCATGTGAAACAtgcctttttaaaattgtatttgcatgtaaaataatgcattataaataatgtaGACAGATAGACATAAATTGcaactgtttttctctcttttttcttttctttttctgcatcTTAATGTGTGTCACTCTTTAAGCATTGCCTTTCATTTGCAGTAGATATGTAAAGCACACCATTTGTGAATTAGCACACTCAGAACTCAGCAGGCTTCTGTATTGTGATTTGAAAgagtttattaaaataagaacacTGTTGAAACAGTTTGGTTCATTTCGTATTTCGTTCCTGTGTGCTCATACTCTTAAACCAagagtatttttaatcaaaccaaTTGCCTTTTAGCAATACACTCACTTACACTTCATACAAGTCTTTTCCTGTGCctcagattttctttctttctctccatcttgATCATTTTTGTAACGGAAATCCAAGAGCTCAGTCAGTGCTCCGAGTGATCAGAGTGAAGGAGTTATTAcaccattgtgcccttgagcGAGACAGTTACTCACTATCCCTGAGAAACTGCATCTGCTCAAACCGTGAGAAGTGGCTTTAAATCAGTAGTTCTAGTAGTTTAATATCAATATTAGTATTAAACCTCTGGGTTTGACAAACACGTCGGCACGTTTTGTGGCATATTTTTCTGTTAACCCCTAAAGAAACTTCAATTTCTCTGTCATTTTTGAACGTACAGCTAAGAGCAATACAtcattcaaatctgtaaagggtatTCTTTAATTATGCACTCATAATAGCAACAAAaccttgtgcttttgtaaaataaagaaaacaactggGGTGTGCTTTCAGCcttctctgtctctgtgatctttattttgaaacgcatcacaaaaatgaactgaaactcagcgaatgctcgacacacacacatgagagatatatctagagaaagaagaagaagaagcgctgagaggaataagacagtaTTTGCCTCAGAAGAAGaagcgctgagaggaataagacagtaTTTGCCTCAAAAAAAGCTGaagcgctgagaggaataagctttgaatttacctcagaaaaaggAGATGTGACTCGTGGCTTGATCCAGCGGAGGATATCATGAGTAAGTCTTTCTTTTATTAGCCTACTTGCATTAGCTGTTATTATGTTACTAtgacataacttgtacacattttactagttagactttttccaaactataattcctgaataaatgtataatcaagtgaaaaatTATGGAGtatgtttcatttcattgcatctaaatgtctcacaacgcatggatgttttttttttaatgtttgataaaatataaaacaatacgatataaaagtaacaCTAAATGTTAGAGTCTAAGACTGTTTAGACAGAACTTTACTGTGATACAGGCTAATCTGTTCACAAATATATGTAGATGTTTATGAcgtgcttaataataataataatttagtttcccagatataaattgtttttgtatcatataataaatacaaagcatGATTGTGattataaaatcatattatttacttatttaggaGTTATGAGTGGCCAATGAGTACTATTATAGTTTCTTCTGTGTCAACatgttaacaaatgtttttttttttttttttttggtgaccaGATACCTTGAAGACTTTGAAGACTTCTTTTCTCTGACAGCGCTGTACTGATATCAGATGTTCAACTACATTGGGCTAATG from Cyprinus carpio isolate SPL01 chromosome B23, ASM1834038v1, whole genome shotgun sequence includes:
- the smpd2a gene encoding sphingomyelin phosphodiesterase 2a, which encodes MATERPSRLRVFSLNCWGIRFFSQLCTQRYEMIGELLCQEQHDIALLQEVWSERDFLFLKRKLSSSHPYTHYFKSGVIGSGLAVFSRHRIQDALLYQYSLNGYPYMLRHGDWFGGKAVGLVIVDVSGLKAHVYVTHLHAEYSRAQDEYLSHRTVQSWELLQFVRHTSCGADLVVLGGDLNMHPQDLGNRLLRSHTGLRDCYTETDTFDGCEDGHTLIADNHFTKKQDLVPFEKGIRIDYILMKGSQRVTMKCESLSTTKGPVADKPFPYSDHEALTAEFALLHSEDSRQRGSSDTLAVSEQMEVVAEARALVKEGLCQTEALRDKAMHLMFGALLLLLLPLAMAFLPCSCSCSFSTLGLLGAVCMVLLLSGALLYLLFTTHIKVLKETEDQMMLTSNDLQTKLTGCQLSGSSSLDGSPEIQPLSPFKREE